The proteins below come from a single Aquabacterium sp. A3 genomic window:
- a CDS encoding biotin synthase, with the protein MPASPPVSPSAPSPHPASPHPQALARQARRLAQAGAPWLNQEVARRLADKLAPIRLQPRRWLDWSAHLGDGAAVVRQAYPDAQRLLAEPHSALAGASAATAAAQAPVGWAARLLGRRAQAPAVWVPGDGAAPPWGQEGVDLLWANMALHTAADLPGLMTCWHRALAVDGFLMASGLGPDTARELRSLYAELGWGLPTVQFVDMHDLGDELVQAGFADPVMDMERLTLTWATPEAMLAELRTWGGNVAVGRFAGWRTPRWRERWLAAAQERLVGGDGRLSLTVELVYAHAVKPVPRAMVAPETRVSLDDMRQMMRRSGKP; encoded by the coding sequence ATGCCTGCTTCGCCACCTGTGTCGCCATCCGCGCCGTCGCCCCATCCGGCCTCGCCTCATCCCCAGGCCCTGGCCCGACAAGCGCGCCGGCTGGCGCAGGCTGGTGCGCCTTGGCTGAACCAGGAGGTGGCCCGGCGGCTGGCCGACAAGCTGGCCCCCATCCGCCTGCAGCCACGGCGCTGGCTGGACTGGTCGGCCCACCTGGGCGATGGTGCCGCTGTGGTGCGGCAGGCTTATCCCGATGCGCAGCGCCTGCTGGCCGAGCCCCATTCGGCGCTGGCCGGCGCCTCGGCGGCCACGGCGGCGGCTCAGGCCCCTGTGGGCTGGGCGGCCCGTTTGCTGGGGCGTCGCGCCCAGGCGCCCGCCGTCTGGGTGCCAGGCGATGGTGCGGCGCCGCCCTGGGGGCAGGAGGGGGTTGATCTGCTGTGGGCGAACATGGCCCTGCACACGGCGGCCGACCTGCCCGGCCTGATGACGTGCTGGCATCGGGCGCTCGCGGTCGATGGGTTTCTCATGGCTTCAGGCCTGGGGCCCGACACCGCCCGCGAGTTGCGCAGTTTGTATGCCGAACTGGGGTGGGGGCTACCCACGGTGCAGTTTGTGGACATGCACGACCTGGGCGACGAGCTGGTGCAGGCCGGTTTTGCCGACCCCGTGATGGACATGGAGCGCCTGACCCTGACCTGGGCCACGCCCGAGGCCATGTTGGCCGAATTGCGCACCTGGGGCGGCAACGTCGCCGTGGGCCGTTTTGCCGGTTGGCGCACGCCGCGCTGGCGCGAGCGGTGGCTCGCAGCAGCCCAAGAACGCCTCGTCGGTGGGGATGGTCGGCTGTCGCTGACGGTGGAGCTGGTGTATGCCCACGCGGTCAAGCCGGTGCCCCGCGCCATGGTGGCGCCCGAAACCCGGGTCAGCCTGGATGACATGCGCCAGATGATGCGCCGATCGGGGAAGCCCTGA
- a CDS encoding isochorismatase family protein has translation MLLQRDQSALILVDYQARLMPAIHGGDQAVQHAVWLARVAHALDVPVWATEQNPAALGGQVPELLPWVDHTFSKMCFSAVADGLVDAVRMRAPQARQWVLAGCETHVCLLQTALEASEAGVQVAVVPQACGSRRPEDKALALQRLTQADITLASPEMVAFEWMHNCQHPAFREVLGLIKAVPT, from the coding sequence ATGCTGCTCCAGCGCGACCAATCCGCCCTCATCCTGGTGGATTACCAGGCCCGACTGATGCCCGCCATCCATGGGGGTGATCAGGCCGTGCAGCACGCCGTGTGGCTGGCCCGGGTGGCCCATGCCCTGGATGTGCCGGTGTGGGCCACAGAGCAAAACCCGGCGGCGCTGGGTGGCCAAGTGCCCGAGCTCTTGCCCTGGGTGGACCACACCTTCAGCAAGATGTGCTTCAGTGCGGTGGCCGATGGCCTGGTGGACGCCGTGCGCATGCGGGCGCCCCAGGCTCGGCAGTGGGTGCTGGCTGGCTGTGAAACCCACGTGTGCCTGCTGCAAACGGCCCTGGAGGCCAGCGAGGCGGGGGTGCAAGTGGCGGTGGTGCCCCAGGCCTGCGGCAGTCGCCGCCCTGAGGACAAGGCCCTGGCGCTGCAGCGCCTGACGCAGGCAGACATCACACTGGCATCACCCGAGATGGTTGCGTTTGAGTGGATGCACAACTGTCAGCATCCTGCGTTTCGCGAGGTGCTGGGGTTGATCAAGGCGGTGCCGACATGA
- the fdx gene encoding ISC system 2Fe-2S type ferredoxin: protein MPIIKILPHASLCPQGQTITAAPGTSICEALLENGIEIEHACDMSAACTTCHVIVREGFNSLNEIEDTEEDLLDRAWGLEPNSRLSCQAIVAGQDLTVEIPKYTINHARENH from the coding sequence ATGCCCATCATCAAGATCCTGCCCCACGCCTCGCTGTGCCCTCAGGGCCAGACCATCACGGCCGCCCCAGGCACCAGCATCTGTGAAGCCCTGCTGGAAAACGGCATTGAAATCGAGCACGCCTGCGACATGAGTGCGGCCTGCACCACCTGCCACGTCATCGTGCGCGAAGGCTTCAACAGCCTCAACGAGATCGAAGACACCGAAGAAGACCTGCTGGACCGCGCCTGGGGCCTGGAGCCCAATTCGCGCCTGAGCTGCCAGGCCATCGTGGCGGGGCAAGACCTGACGGTCGAGATCCCGAAGTACACGATCAACCACGCCCGCGAGAACCATTAA
- the coxB gene encoding cytochrome c oxidase subunit II produces MGLALAWAGGVQAQGAAVNNLPGGPAVNQLDMHPPVTKIAAAQQDLHYMMLWICGAIFVGVFGVMFYSIWAHRKSKGAKSADFHESTTVEIIWTVIPFIIVIGMALPATKVVVAQKDTTNADITVKVTGYQWKWGYDYIKGEGEGIGFISTLDLSQRVMSDEGKPQGDDYLLKVDQPLVVPVDQKIRIITTANDVIHSFMVPAFGIKQDAIPGFVRDTWFRAEKIGDFYGQCAELCGKEHAYMPIHVKVVTQDEYKAWVAERQKEMAAKADDPSKVWELAALVARGEQVYKANCAVCHQASGKGGGAIKALDGSAVVLDADHMKQIMVLLNGQGAGMPAWKQLSDTEIAAVITYTKNQWTNQTGQIVQPAEVVAARK; encoded by the coding sequence ATGGGCCTGGCCTTGGCCTGGGCCGGTGGCGTGCAGGCGCAAGGTGCTGCCGTGAACAACCTGCCGGGTGGCCCTGCGGTCAATCAGTTGGACATGCACCCGCCGGTCACCAAAATCGCGGCGGCCCAGCAAGACCTGCACTACATGATGCTGTGGATCTGCGGCGCCATCTTCGTGGGCGTCTTCGGGGTGATGTTCTACTCCATCTGGGCCCACCGCAAGTCCAAGGGCGCCAAGTCGGCTGATTTCCACGAGTCCACCACCGTCGAGATCATCTGGACGGTCATCCCCTTCATCATCGTCATTGGCATGGCCCTGCCGGCCACCAAGGTGGTGGTGGCCCAGAAAGACACCACCAACGCCGACATCACCGTCAAGGTCACCGGCTACCAGTGGAAGTGGGGCTACGACTACATCAAGGGTGAAGGCGAGGGCATCGGTTTCATCTCCACGCTGGACCTGAGCCAGCGCGTCATGTCGGACGAGGGCAAGCCTCAGGGCGATGATTACCTGCTCAAGGTGGATCAGCCCCTGGTGGTGCCCGTGGATCAGAAGATCCGCATCATCACGACGGCCAACGACGTCATTCACTCGTTCATGGTGCCTGCCTTCGGCATCAAACAAGACGCCATCCCCGGCTTCGTGCGCGACACCTGGTTTCGCGCAGAAAAGATCGGTGACTTCTATGGCCAGTGCGCCGAGTTGTGCGGCAAAGAGCACGCCTACATGCCCATCCACGTGAAGGTGGTGACCCAAGACGAGTACAAGGCCTGGGTGGCCGAGCGCCAGAAAGAAATGGCCGCCAAGGCCGATGACCCCAGCAAAGTGTGGGAATTGGCCGCTCTGGTGGCCCGTGGCGAGCAGGTCTACAAGGCCAACTGTGCGGTGTGCCACCAGGCCAGCGGCAAGGGTGGTGGTGCCATCAAGGCACTGGACGGTTCGGCCGTGGTGCTGGACGCCGACCACATGAAGCAGATCATGGTGCTGCTCAACGGTCAGGGCGCAGGCATGCCCGCCTGGAAGCAACTGTCAGACACCGAGATCGCTGCCGTGATCACCTACACCAAGAACCAGTGGACCAACCAGACGGGCCAGATCGTGCAGCCCGCCGAGGTGGTGGCCGCGCGCAAGTGA
- a CDS encoding ComF family protein produces MPDLPTLQTTHSATHSATHSTTGRAASWLQRWRGWRPAGQCLVCGHWNPAAVCARCLHRWAPEVPRCSRCGINLQGLPHLDGVCMDCEAHGPEFDRALAALDYDAPWSTLMAQLKFQDACHLAPWLADRLASAWHRRPQRASVILPLPISARRLQERGYNQSALVAQALGRRLQLPVAPQVLHRVKHTERLMRLNPDDRQAAISGAFAVNPALRRQVLGRHVAVVDDVMTTGATLNEAALTLREAGARSVCAWVVARTGRSPRLMSAPP; encoded by the coding sequence ATGCCAGACTTGCCCACCTTGCAGACCACCCACTCGGCCACCCACTCGGCTACCCACTCGACCACCGGGCGCGCCGCCTCCTGGCTGCAACGGTGGCGCGGCTGGCGCCCCGCCGGCCAATGCCTGGTGTGCGGGCACTGGAACCCGGCCGCCGTGTGCGCCCGCTGTCTGCACCGGTGGGCCCCTGAGGTGCCGCGCTGCAGTCGCTGCGGCATCAACCTGCAGGGCCTGCCGCACCTGGATGGCGTGTGCATGGACTGCGAGGCCCATGGCCCGGAATTCGACCGCGCCCTGGCAGCGTTGGATTACGACGCCCCGTGGTCCACCTTGATGGCGCAGCTGAAGTTTCAAGATGCCTGCCACCTGGCCCCCTGGCTGGCCGACCGCCTGGCCAGCGCCTGGCACCGGCGCCCGCAGCGCGCCAGCGTGATCCTGCCCCTGCCCATCTCGGCACGACGCCTGCAAGAGCGCGGCTACAACCAAAGCGCCCTGGTGGCGCAAGCCCTGGGGCGCCGCCTTCAACTGCCCGTGGCGCCGCAGGTGCTGCACCGCGTGAAACACACCGAGCGGCTGATGCGCCTGAACCCCGACGATCGCCAGGCCGCGATCAGCGGCGCCTTCGCGGTGAACCCTGCCTTGCGCCGGCAGGTGCTGGGCCGCCACGTGGCCGTGGTCGACGATGTCATGACCACGGGGGCCACCTTGAACGAGGCGGCCCTCACCTTGCGGGAGGCGGGCGCGCGGTCGGTGTGTGCGTGGGTGGTGGCGCGTACCGGGCGCAGCCCCCGGCTCATGTCGGCACCGCCTTGA
- the hscA gene encoding Fe-S protein assembly chaperone HscA, translated as MALLQISEPGQTPDPHHRRVAVGIDLGTTHSLVAAVRHGVAECLPDDDGRVILPSAVRYLLDAQGQTRRQIGHEALALQAEDPLNTIVSVKRFMGRGLADLPDAGKLPYQFVDQPGMVGVQTVAGVKSPVEVSAEILAKLRQRAEDTFNDDLFGAVITVPAYFDDAQRQATKDAAQMAGLNVLRLLNEPTAAAIAYGLDNSAEGLYAVYDLGGGTFDISLLQLSQGVFEVVATGGDSALGGDDVDHVLAEAALAEGGMQTSTPQDKRAVLVAARTVKEKLSTDGSAHLSCKLSGGMLSVFVTRERLAELAKPLIDKTLSAVKRVLRDAKIKPDEVKGVVMVGGSTRMPAVRDAVGAFFGQTPLTDLNPDEVVALGAAIQANQLAGNNAQGDLLLLDVLPLSLGLETMGSLVERIIPRNTPIPCARAQDFTTFKDGQTALAVHVVQGEREQVEHCRSLARFELRGIPPMAAGVARIRVTFQVDADGLLSVSAQEQMSGVQASVVVKPSYGLSDDQVAHMLREGFATAAADMKDRALREARVEAERLLEATRAALNADGDLLSADEHQRIEALMAQIGQRCDRGDLEALEAATKALAEGTEAFAAERMNRSIRDALAGRSVDQV; from the coding sequence ATGGCCCTGCTGCAAATTTCCGAACCTGGGCAGACGCCCGACCCGCACCACCGCCGCGTGGCCGTGGGTATCGACCTGGGCACCACCCACTCGCTCGTGGCCGCCGTGCGCCATGGCGTGGCCGAATGCCTGCCCGACGACGATGGCCGCGTGATCCTGCCCTCCGCCGTGCGTTACCTGCTGGATGCGCAAGGCCAGACCCGGCGTCAGATCGGCCACGAGGCCCTGGCCCTGCAGGCCGAAGACCCGCTCAACACCATCGTGTCGGTCAAGCGCTTCATGGGGCGCGGCCTGGCCGACCTGCCCGATGCGGGCAAGCTGCCGTATCAGTTTGTCGATCAGCCCGGCATGGTGGGCGTGCAGACCGTGGCCGGCGTGAAGTCGCCGGTCGAGGTCTCGGCCGAGATCCTGGCCAAGCTGCGCCAGCGCGCCGAAGACACCTTCAACGACGACCTGTTTGGCGCGGTCATCACCGTGCCGGCCTACTTTGACGACGCCCAGCGCCAGGCCACCAAAGATGCCGCGCAGATGGCCGGCTTGAACGTGCTGCGCCTGCTCAACGAGCCCACGGCCGCCGCCATCGCCTACGGCCTGGACAACAGCGCCGAAGGCCTGTACGCCGTGTACGACCTGGGTGGTGGCACCTTCGACATCTCGCTGCTGCAACTCAGCCAGGGGGTGTTCGAGGTGGTGGCCACGGGCGGTGATTCGGCCCTGGGTGGTGACGACGTCGACCATGTGCTCGCCGAGGCTGCGCTGGCCGAGGGGGGCATGCAGACCAGCACGCCGCAAGACAAGCGTGCCGTGCTGGTGGCCGCCCGCACCGTGAAAGAAAAGCTCTCGACCGATGGCAGCGCCCACCTGAGCTGCAAGCTCTCGGGCGGCATGCTGTCGGTGTTCGTCACCCGCGAGCGCCTGGCCGAGCTGGCCAAGCCCCTGATCGACAAGACGCTGAGCGCGGTCAAGCGCGTGCTGCGCGATGCCAAGATCAAGCCCGACGAGGTCAAGGGCGTGGTCATGGTGGGCGGCTCCACCCGCATGCCGGCCGTGCGCGATGCGGTGGGTGCTTTCTTTGGCCAGACCCCGTTGACCGACCTCAACCCCGATGAGGTGGTGGCGCTGGGCGCCGCCATCCAGGCCAACCAGCTCGCGGGCAACAACGCACAGGGCGACTTGCTGCTGCTGGACGTGCTGCCGCTGTCGCTGGGCCTGGAAACCATGGGCAGCCTGGTTGAGCGCATCATCCCGCGCAACACGCCCATCCCCTGTGCCCGCGCACAAGACTTCACCACCTTCAAAGATGGCCAGACCGCGCTGGCCGTGCACGTTGTGCAAGGCGAGCGCGAGCAGGTCGAGCACTGCCGCTCACTGGCCCGCTTCGAGCTGCGGGGCATTCCGCCCATGGCCGCCGGTGTGGCCCGCATCCGCGTCACCTTCCAGGTGGACGCCGATGGCCTGCTGAGCGTCTCGGCGCAAGAGCAGATGTCGGGTGTGCAGGCCTCGGTCGTGGTCAAGCCCAGCTATGGCTTGAGCGACGACCAGGTGGCCCACATGCTGCGCGAGGGCTTTGCCACCGCTGCGGCCGACATGAAAGACCGCGCCCTGCGCGAAGCCCGCGTCGAGGCCGAGCGCCTGCTGGAAGCCACCCGCGCCGCCCTGAACGCCGATGGCGACTTGCTGAGCGCTGACGAACACCAGCGCATCGAAGCCCTGATGGCCCAGATTGGCCAGCGCTGCGACCGCGGCGACCTCGAAGCCCTGGAAGCCGCCACCAAGGCCCTCGCCGAAGGCACCGAGGCCTTTGCCGCCGAGCGCATGAACCGCAGCATCCGCGACGCCCTGGCCGGCCGTTCGGTGGACCAGGTCTGA
- the iscA gene encoding iron-sulfur cluster assembly protein IscA, translating into MKVELSEAAARHITRYLARRGKGVGVRLGVKTTGCSGLAYKIEYADDVAPEDVIFEQHGVKILVDPKSLPYIDGTELDFVREGLNEGFKFNNPNERDRCGCGESFRV; encoded by the coding sequence ATGAAGGTCGAGCTGTCCGAGGCCGCCGCCCGCCACATCACCCGCTACCTGGCCCGCCGCGGCAAGGGGGTGGGTGTGCGCCTGGGCGTGAAGACCACGGGTTGCTCCGGCTTGGCCTACAAGATCGAGTACGCCGACGACGTGGCCCCTGAAGACGTGATCTTCGAGCAGCACGGCGTGAAGATCCTGGTCGACCCCAAGAGCCTGCCCTACATCGACGGCACCGAACTCGACTTTGTGCGAGAAGGGCTGAACGAAGGCTTCAAATTCAACAACCCCAACGAACGAGACCGTTGTGGTTGTGGTGAATCCTTCCGCGTCTGA
- the dnaQ gene encoding DNA polymerase III subunit epsilon, with the protein MTRQIFLDTETTGLSPDSGDRIIEIGCVEMVNRRLTGRHLHYYINPERANSEDAVKVHGLTDEFLADKPVFASLADDILDYCQGAEIIIHNAAFDLGFLDAELARLGKGKFRDHVAGVIDSLLMAREMFPGKSNSLDALCRRLEVDNTHRTLHGALMDAELLAEVYINMTRGQDALLIDAEADAGGAGQGASEVGSIDLSQYALPVLGPTPEEAEAWAVSLKDIDKASGDNTVWRKLENMV; encoded by the coding sequence ATGACCCGCCAGATCTTTCTCGACACCGAAACCACCGGCCTGAGCCCCGACTCGGGCGACCGCATCATCGAAATCGGGTGTGTGGAGATGGTCAACCGCCGCTTGACCGGCCGGCACCTGCACTACTACATCAACCCCGAGCGGGCCAACAGCGAAGACGCGGTCAAGGTGCACGGCCTGACCGATGAGTTCCTGGCCGACAAACCCGTGTTTGCCAGCCTGGCCGATGACATCCTGGACTACTGCCAGGGCGCCGAGATCATCATCCACAACGCCGCATTCGATTTGGGCTTTCTGGACGCTGAACTGGCCCGCCTGGGCAAGGGCAAGTTCCGTGACCACGTGGCCGGCGTGATCGACAGCCTCCTCATGGCCCGCGAGATGTTCCCGGGCAAGAGCAACTCGCTGGACGCGCTGTGTCGCCGTCTGGAGGTGGACAACACCCACCGCACCCTGCACGGCGCCTTGATGGACGCCGAGTTGCTGGCCGAGGTCTACATCAACATGACCCGGGGCCAGGATGCCCTGCTGATCGACGCCGAGGCCGACGCTGGCGGCGCAGGGCAGGGCGCGTCCGAGGTGGGCAGCATCGACCTCAGCCAGTACGCCTTGCCGGTGCTGGGCCCCACGCCCGAAGAGGCCGAGGCCTGGGCGGTGTCGCTGAAAGACATCGACAAAGCCTCTGGCGACAACACGGTGTGGCGAAAGTTGGAAAACATGGTATAG
- the iscU gene encoding Fe-S cluster assembly scaffold IscU, producing MAYSDKVIDHYENPRNVGSFEKGDETVGTGMVGAPACGDVMKLQIKVNPSTGVIEDARFKTYGCGSAIASSSLVTEWVRGKTLDEALTIKNTQIAEELALPPVKIHCSILAEDAIKAAVNDYKAKHAA from the coding sequence ATGGCATACAGCGACAAAGTCATCGACCACTACGAAAACCCCCGCAACGTGGGCTCGTTCGAAAAGGGCGACGAGACCGTGGGCACCGGCATGGTGGGTGCGCCCGCCTGCGGCGACGTCATGAAGCTGCAGATCAAGGTGAATCCCAGCACCGGCGTCATCGAAGACGCCCGCTTCAAGACCTATGGCTGTGGTTCGGCCATCGCGTCGAGCTCGCTGGTCACTGAATGGGTGCGTGGCAAGACCCTGGACGAGGCGCTGACCATCAAGAACACCCAGATCGCCGAAGAGCTGGCCTTGCCCCCGGTCAAGATCCACTGCTCGATCCTGGCGGAAGATGCGATCAAAGCCGCCGTCAACGATTACAAGGCCAAGCATGCAGCCTGA
- a CDS encoding IscS subfamily cysteine desulfurase has protein sequence MDMTPHFPIYMDYGATTPCDPRVVDAMIPWLREHFGNPASRTHAYGWEAEEAVEKARQQVADLIGADPREIVWTSGATESNNLALKGAAHFYKSRGKHIITVKTEHKAVLDTVRELERQGFDATYLDVKEDGLLDMDALKAAIRPDTILISVMYVNNEIGVIQDIPAIGALCRERGIVFHVDAAQATGKIDINLAELPVDLMSLASHKTYGPKGIGALYVRRKPRVRIEAQMHGGGHERGMRSGTLPTHQIVGMGEAFRIAKEEMHAENERVRALQQRLLAGLQGIEQIFVNGDLERRIPHNLNVSFNYVEGESLIMGIKGIAVSSGSACTSASLEPSYVLRALGRSDELAHSSLRMTIGRFTTEEEVDFVVNTLKDRVAKLRELSPLWDMYKDGIDLSTIQWAAH, from the coding sequence ATGGACATGACCCCGCACTTCCCCATCTACATGGATTACGGCGCCACCACGCCGTGTGATCCGCGTGTCGTTGACGCCATGATCCCCTGGCTGCGCGAGCACTTCGGCAACCCTGCCAGCCGCACCCACGCCTATGGCTGGGAGGCTGAAGAGGCCGTCGAGAAGGCGCGCCAGCAGGTGGCCGATCTGATCGGTGCCGACCCGCGGGAGATCGTCTGGACGTCTGGCGCCACCGAATCCAACAACCTGGCCTTGAAGGGTGCAGCGCACTTCTACAAGAGCCGTGGCAAGCACATCATCACGGTCAAGACCGAGCACAAGGCCGTGCTGGACACGGTGCGTGAGCTCGAGCGCCAGGGCTTTGATGCCACCTACCTCGACGTCAAGGAAGACGGCCTGCTGGACATGGACGCGCTCAAGGCGGCCATCCGCCCCGACACCATCCTGATCTCGGTCATGTACGTGAACAACGAGATCGGTGTCATCCAGGACATCCCCGCCATCGGCGCCCTGTGCCGCGAAAGGGGCATCGTGTTCCATGTGGATGCCGCCCAGGCCACCGGCAAGATCGACATCAACCTGGCCGAGCTGCCGGTGGACCTGATGAGCCTGGCCTCGCACAAAACGTACGGCCCCAAGGGCATTGGCGCCCTGTACGTTCGCCGCAAGCCCCGCGTGCGCATCGAGGCCCAGATGCACGGCGGCGGTCACGAGCGTGGCATGCGCTCGGGCACCTTGCCCACCCACCAGATCGTCGGCATGGGCGAGGCCTTCCGCATCGCCAAGGAAGAAATGCACGCCGAGAACGAGCGCGTGCGTGCCCTGCAGCAGCGCCTGCTGGCGGGCCTGCAAGGCATCGAACAGATCTTCGTCAATGGCGACCTGGAGCGCCGCATCCCGCACAACCTGAACGTGTCGTTCAACTACGTGGAAGGCGAATCGCTGATCATGGGCATCAAGGGCATCGCGGTGTCCTCGGGCTCGGCCTGCACCTCGGCCAGCCTGGAGCCCAGCTACGTGCTGCGCGCCCTGGGGCGCTCGGACGAGCTGGCGCACAGCTCGCTGCGCATGACGATCGGCCGCTTCACCACCGAAGAAGAAGTCGACTTCGTGGTCAACACCTTGAAAGACCGTGTGGCCAAGCTGCGCGAGTTGTCTCCCCTGTGGGACATGTACAAGGACGGCATCGACCTGAGCACCATCCAATGGGCTGCTCATTGA
- the hscB gene encoding Fe-S protein assembly co-chaperone HscB, whose translation MNIDADDFTLLGLPRQFAQERAQLDSAWKALQGQVHPDRFAAEGAAAQRVAMQWAVRVNEAYQRLKDPLKRAAYLCELAGAPVQSESNTAMPGNFLMQQMMWREALEDAAGQTDVEALSDEVQTARRERLARLAQLLDEAGDAAAAAQEVRALMFIDRLLEEVDARLEQYEDGV comes from the coding sequence ATGAACATCGACGCCGACGACTTCACGCTGCTGGGCCTGCCCAGGCAGTTTGCGCAAGAGCGCGCTCAACTGGACAGCGCCTGGAAGGCTTTGCAAGGCCAGGTGCATCCAGACCGGTTTGCGGCGGAAGGTGCGGCGGCCCAGCGGGTGGCCATGCAGTGGGCGGTGCGTGTGAATGAGGCTTATCAGCGCCTGAAAGATCCGCTCAAGCGCGCAGCCTACCTGTGCGAACTGGCGGGTGCCCCTGTGCAATCCGAAAGCAACACGGCCATGCCGGGCAACTTTCTGATGCAGCAGATGATGTGGCGTGAGGCGCTGGAAGACGCGGCGGGGCAGACCGATGTCGAGGCCCTGTCGGACGAGGTGCAAACCGCCCGCCGCGAGCGGCTGGCCCGCCTGGCGCAGTTGCTGGACGAGGCCGGCGATGCGGCCGCCGCCGCGCAAGAAGTGCGCGCCCTGATGTTCATCGACCGCCTGCTGGAAGAAGTGGATGCGCGGCTCGAACAATACGAAGATGGTGTCTGA
- the ctaD gene encoding cytochrome c oxidase subunit I: MSAVLEPGGHAHGHDDHHDHPHGWRRWVYATNHKDIGTLYLLFSLTMLMIGGVLALGIRAELFQPGLQVVNPELFNQLTTMHGIIMVFGAIMPAFVGLANWMLPLQIGASDMAFARMNNFSFWLMIPAALLLVGSFFMPGGAPAAGWTLYAPLTLQMGPSMDAGIFAMHILGASSIMGSINIIVTILNMRAPGMTLMKMPMFSWTWLITAYLLIAVIPVLAGAITMTLTDRHFGTSFFNPAGGGDPVMYQHIFWFFGHPEVYIMILPAFGIISQIVPAFARKKLFGYHSMVYATASIAILSFIVWAHHMFATGMPVTGQLFFMYATMLISVPTGVKVFNWIATMWRGSMTFESPMLWSVGFIFVFTMGGFTGLILSVAPIDIQLQDTYYVVAHFHYVLVAGSLFALFAAFYYWGPKWTGVMVPEWKGKLHFWWSLIAFNITFFPMHFLGLAGMPRRYADYPMQFADFNAIASVGAFAFGLAQVYFIFGVLIPAMRGKGEPAPAKPWEGAEGLEWEVPSPAPFHTFETPPKLDPTATKVIG; encoded by the coding sequence ATGAGCGCAGTGCTTGAGCCGGGCGGACACGCCCACGGCCACGATGACCACCACGATCACCCGCACGGCTGGCGCCGGTGGGTGTACGCCACCAACCACAAGGACATCGGCACGCTGTACCTGCTGTTCAGCCTCACGATGTTGATGATCGGCGGCGTGCTGGCGCTGGGCATCCGCGCCGAGCTGTTTCAGCCGGGCTTGCAGGTGGTGAACCCCGAGCTGTTCAACCAGCTCACCACCATGCACGGCATCATCATGGTGTTCGGCGCCATCATGCCGGCCTTCGTGGGGCTGGCCAACTGGATGCTGCCCCTGCAGATCGGGGCCTCCGACATGGCCTTCGCCCGCATGAACAACTTCAGCTTCTGGCTGATGATCCCGGCGGCGCTGCTGCTGGTCGGCTCGTTCTTCATGCCGGGCGGTGCGCCTGCCGCCGGCTGGACGCTGTATGCGCCGCTCACGCTGCAGATGGGGCCATCGATGGACGCCGGCATCTTCGCGATGCACATCCTGGGCGCCTCGTCCATCATGGGCTCGATCAACATCATCGTCACCATCCTGAACATGCGCGCACCGGGCATGACGCTGATGAAGATGCCGATGTTCTCGTGGACGTGGCTGATCACCGCCTACCTGCTGATCGCCGTGATCCCCGTGCTGGCAGGCGCCATCACCATGACGCTGACCGACCGCCACTTCGGCACCAGCTTCTTCAATCCGGCCGGCGGTGGTGATCCGGTCATGTACCAGCACATTTTCTGGTTCTTCGGTCACCCCGAGGTGTACATCATGATCTTGCCGGCCTTCGGCATCATCAGCCAGATCGTGCCGGCCTTTGCCCGCAAGAAGCTCTTCGGCTACCACTCCATGGTGTATGCCACGGCCTCGATCGCCATCCTCAGCTTCATCGTGTGGGCTCACCACATGTTCGCCACCGGCATGCCGGTGACGGGTCAGCTGTTCTTCATGTACGCCACCATGCTGATCTCGGTGCCCACCGGGGTGAAGGTGTTCAACTGGATCGCCACCATGTGGCGTGGCTCCATGACCTTCGAGAGCCCGATGCTGTGGTCCGTGGGTTTCATCTTCGTGTTCACCATGGGCGGCTTCACCGGCCTGATCCTCTCGGTGGCGCCCATCGACATCCAGCTGCAAGACACGTACTACGTGGTGGCGCACTTCCACTATGTGCTGGTGGCTGGCTCGCTGTTTGCCCTGTTTGCGGCCTTCTATTACTGGGGCCCCAAATGGACCGGCGTGATGGTGCCTGAATGGAAGGGCAAGCTGCACTTCTGGTGGTCGCTGATCGCTTTTAACATCACGTTCTTCCCCATGCACTTCCTGGGGCTGGCGGGCATGCCGCGACGTTATGCCGACTACCCCATGCAGTTTGCTGACTTCAACGCCATTGCCTCGGTGGGCGCCTTTGCCTTCGGACTGGCGCAGGTGTACTTCATCTTCGGTGTGCTGATTCCGGCCATGCGTGGCAAGGGTGAGCCCGCGCCCGCCAAGCCCTGGGAGGGCGCCGAGGGCCTGGAGTGGGAAGTGCCGTCGCCCGCGCCGTTCCACACCTTCGAGACCCCGCCCAAGCTGGACCCCACCGCCACCAAGGTGATCGGGTGA